Proteins from one Shewanella pealeana ATCC 700345 genomic window:
- a CDS encoding parallel beta-helix domain-containing protein, which produces MLNKKPSWLMPTLIASAVAISLGACSSDDDEPNVVEDDTAVVAPTPEPGPTFPDGAIMIEAGENLTIRIQEALINAQSDDVIVLPKGNFEIASTLLFDGDVDGDGSYAKNVTIMGYGMEETVLDFSKANSGDGIFVQNALNIIIQDLSVNEAKNNGIKLKNTNGIILRRLATVWEGELDEGNGAYGLYPVECENILIEDTYVRGSADAGIYVGQSEYIVVRRNIAKENVAGIEIENSKYADVYDNEAMGNTGGILVFDLPIGNHRYGSSVRIFNNKIFDNNTKNFANASANPAGVHIVPPGTGMIILSTDDVEIFNNEITNHDTMGVTISSFFIAEPDISTFVANYGQPGQPIEDGWRPTPRNIYIHDNVIEGYGQKPNGYLIDDIIKGYLFTHGQFPGVLYDGLGELLSNNGTAAYLGLKELPFAADGSDNICASNNGDVSFGRLYANDNTDMASPEFLFEKTQSDIMDCQQVSLPVHTVTFGEQIFGCGVDDETEGCDGGNQVGGGGSIGENEGGLDGDGDLSLCMAEGSNASWDALLKANCPNLSDYNLFADMKNPADAPNSGGMPYDMNTQLFTDYSSKYRYVFVPEGQKASYSEHESFEFPVGSVIVKSFALPADTNKRGIANEELVETRLLIKRETGWTALPYVWNAEKSDAVLAKAGAIQGKSVMHNGTDMEFDYVVPSMNQCKQCHQLKADADSPAKFAPIGTKARNLNKDYTYSDGTMNQLLKWQAAGILQGVPELANVDAVPAYNDGDEINLAAMSDTELMNTAKGYLDINCAHCHRPEGNASNTGLKLEYWRAYDEDAGLSHGTCKSPVAYGGGSLGYDIVPGKPEESILHFRMETNDPGDRMPEIGRSLSHAEGVALINEWIKRLPQASCSN; this is translated from the coding sequence ATGCTCAACAAGAAACCTTCATGGCTTATGCCTACCTTGATAGCCAGTGCTGTAGCAATAAGCCTAGGAGCTTGTTCATCAGACGATGACGAACCCAACGTAGTCGAAGATGACACTGCTGTTGTCGCACCGACGCCAGAACCCGGCCCTACCTTCCCTGATGGTGCCATCATGATTGAAGCGGGTGAAAACTTAACCATACGTATTCAAGAAGCCTTGATCAACGCACAGAGTGACGATGTCATTGTGCTGCCAAAAGGTAACTTTGAAATTGCATCGACACTCCTATTTGATGGCGATGTAGACGGCGACGGCAGTTACGCAAAAAACGTGACTATCATGGGCTACGGCATGGAAGAGACGGTTCTAGACTTCTCTAAAGCTAACTCGGGCGACGGTATTTTTGTTCAGAACGCGCTCAACATTATCATTCAAGACCTGTCGGTAAATGAAGCCAAGAACAACGGCATTAAGCTTAAAAACACCAACGGCATCATCCTTCGCCGCCTAGCGACTGTTTGGGAAGGTGAGCTGGATGAAGGCAACGGTGCATACGGCCTCTACCCGGTAGAATGTGAAAACATTCTTATCGAAGACACCTATGTTCGTGGTAGTGCCGATGCAGGTATTTACGTGGGTCAATCCGAATATATTGTGGTGCGTCGCAATATCGCTAAAGAAAACGTTGCTGGTATTGAGATTGAAAACTCAAAATACGCCGATGTCTATGACAACGAAGCCATGGGCAATACCGGTGGTATTTTGGTATTCGATTTACCTATTGGTAACCACAGATACGGCTCGAGCGTACGTATATTCAATAACAAGATCTTTGACAACAATACTAAAAACTTTGCTAACGCTTCAGCCAACCCAGCTGGGGTTCATATTGTTCCGCCCGGAACCGGTATGATTATCCTCTCGACCGATGACGTGGAGATCTTCAACAACGAGATAACCAACCACGATACCATGGGTGTAACTATCTCAAGTTTCTTCATCGCCGAACCTGATATCTCAACCTTTGTCGCCAACTATGGCCAGCCAGGTCAACCCATCGAAGATGGCTGGCGTCCAACCCCACGCAATATCTATATTCACGATAATGTGATTGAAGGCTATGGCCAAAAGCCAAACGGTTATCTTATCGATGATATTATCAAAGGCTACCTGTTTACCCACGGTCAGTTCCCTGGAGTACTTTACGATGGCTTAGGTGAACTACTTTCTAACAATGGTACTGCGGCTTATTTAGGGCTTAAAGAACTGCCATTTGCAGCAGATGGTAGCGATAATATCTGTGCCAGCAATAATGGTGATGTCTCGTTTGGACGTTTATACGCAAATGACAATACCGATATGGCCAGCCCTGAATTTCTATTTGAGAAAACCCAAAGCGACATCATGGATTGCCAGCAGGTGAGTCTGCCTGTACATACCGTGACCTTTGGAGAGCAAATCTTCGGTTGTGGCGTCGATGACGAAACCGAAGGCTGTGATGGCGGTAATCAAGTTGGCGGCGGTGGCAGCATCGGCGAAAACGAAGGTGGCCTAGATGGTGATGGCGATCTTAGTCTGTGTATGGCCGAGGGCTCTAATGCCTCTTGGGACGCATTACTAAAAGCCAACTGCCCTAACCTGTCTGACTACAATCTATTCGCTGACATGAAGAACCCTGCGGATGCGCCCAACTCGGGCGGTATGCCTTACGATATGAATACCCAGCTATTTACCGATTATTCGAGTAAGTATCGCTATGTATTTGTACCTGAAGGTCAAAAAGCCAGCTACTCAGAGCACGAGTCATTCGAGTTCCCTGTAGGTAGCGTTATCGTCAAGTCTTTCGCTCTACCAGCTGACACCAACAAACGTGGCATTGCGAACGAAGAACTGGTTGAAACTCGCCTATTGATCAAGCGTGAAACCGGATGGACTGCCCTCCCCTATGTCTGGAATGCCGAAAAATCTGACGCTGTACTAGCTAAAGCTGGAGCTATCCAAGGTAAAAGCGTCATGCACAATGGCACAGACATGGAGTTTGACTATGTCGTACCAAGCATGAACCAGTGTAAACAGTGCCATCAGTTGAAAGCCGATGCTGACAGCCCTGCTAAGTTCGCCCCTATCGGCACTAAGGCTCGTAACCTCAATAAGGATTACACCTATAGTGATGGCACCATGAACCAGCTACTAAAGTGGCAAGCAGCTGGCATATTGCAAGGCGTACCAGAGCTAGCAAATGTTGATGCAGTACCAGCCTATAACGATGGCGATGAGATCAACCTTGCCGCAATGTCTGACACTGAACTGATGAACACGGCTAAGGGATACTTAGACATCAACTGTGCCCATTGTCACCGTCCTGAAGGTAATGCCTCTAACACAGGTTTGAAACTTGAGTACTGGAGAGCCTACGATGAAGATGCGGGTCTATCTCACGGTACCTGTAAGTCTCCCGTCGCTTATGGCGGTGGATCACTTGGCTACGATATCGTACCGGGTAAGCCTGAGGAGTCGATTCTGCACTTTAGAATGGAGACAAATGATCCAGGTGACAGAATGCCAGAGATTGGTCGTAGCTTATCTCACGCAGAGGGTGTCGCCCTTATCAACGAGTGGATTAAGCGCCTACCTCAAGCAAGCTGCTCTAACTAG
- a CDS encoding helix-turn-helix domain-containing protein, translated as MQQACSYKPHMRVGDQSYPAYELKNLIGYLKLYFSHELVEQLYTDIGIGEAELMLSQHVYVWQVDYAMSYIRNLTQDAEVAAKAASAYKVNDLEPLLPHLAQFKTLGECLQFAVSHPELVGSFSDTLLRNNDGCLHVRWLNTNRVDIERYSCQFQHSVCSLLAFAKELTGEAISVSHLALAEPYREAKFLTAQSGTEIVFDAEFFEWSIEHRYLALPITFEFVAEQGERCIDNSRSYIAELLAILRQQAPALPNMEEMAGLQNISARTLRRRLAAANTSYQKLVDQVRCQMAIDLILTSDYSIDEISDLMGFGDVSHFRQSFKHWIGHPPGHFHRLNRPLTN; from the coding sequence ATGCAACAAGCCTGTAGCTATAAACCGCATATGAGAGTCGGCGACCAATCCTATCCAGCCTATGAACTGAAAAACCTCATAGGTTACCTTAAGTTGTATTTTTCTCATGAGCTTGTTGAGCAGCTTTATACTGATATTGGAATCGGTGAAGCAGAGCTCATGCTGAGTCAACATGTGTATGTGTGGCAGGTTGATTATGCCATGAGTTACATTCGTAACTTAACTCAAGATGCTGAAGTGGCGGCCAAGGCCGCATCGGCTTATAAGGTTAACGATCTCGAACCCTTGTTGCCCCATTTAGCCCAATTTAAGACGTTAGGTGAATGTTTGCAGTTTGCCGTTTCTCACCCAGAATTGGTTGGCAGTTTTTCTGATACCCTACTTAGAAATAATGATGGCTGTTTGCACGTCAGATGGTTAAACACCAATCGTGTCGATATCGAGCGATACAGCTGCCAATTTCAGCATAGTGTCTGTTCACTGTTAGCCTTTGCTAAGGAGCTGACAGGTGAGGCGATAAGCGTCTCACATCTCGCCCTTGCTGAGCCTTATCGTGAAGCTAAATTTTTAACGGCGCAGTCGGGAACTGAGATCGTATTTGATGCGGAATTTTTCGAGTGGTCGATTGAACACCGCTACCTAGCGCTACCCATTACCTTTGAGTTTGTTGCTGAGCAGGGCGAGCGTTGTATTGATAACTCACGCTCCTATATTGCAGAGCTATTGGCGATTCTACGACAGCAAGCCCCTGCATTACCAAACATGGAGGAGATGGCTGGCTTGCAAAATATTAGCGCTAGAACCTTAAGGCGTAGATTGGCCGCTGCCAACACCAGCTACCAGAAACTGGTGGACCAAGTGCGCTGTCAGATGGCGATTGACTTGATTCTAACTAGCGACTATTCAATCGATGAAATTTCCGATCTCATGGGGTTTGGCGATGTTAGCCATTTTAGACAGAGCTTTAAGCATTGGATTGGTCATCCCCCCGGACACTTTCATAGGCTTAATCGCCCTTTAACGAATTAA
- a CDS encoding dihydrodipicolinate synthase family protein, translated as METNNTDWRYTVMPAVFTWLKESESGAVEIDLEATQKYAADILNVQGKGGSRMGGLVGSGTLGENSYLSSDQRLSLLKALSDVAKQYNVPLISGAAAETKEDLAKIVTELATVGVDTVMVMPPKTKEAPSDEDMYAYYELSAIAAKEAGITIMPYNNPDAAGYHALSTDILRKLAALPEVTALKISTTDVSTIETLMLENKDLKILAGVDTVTVHAGLAGACGGITGVGCVFPKASVSMQEYVNNGEWAEANKISQAMNSISYLDAQPLLMEYLKFAFGIHHNDADGGLRTLGKKLTQEQIDDVRARYLLAKERLEVLGLAD; from the coding sequence ATGGAAACAAATAACACAGATTGGCGCTATACGGTTATGCCGGCCGTGTTTACATGGCTAAAAGAGTCAGAATCCGGTGCCGTTGAAATAGACCTTGAAGCAACCCAAAAATACGCTGCAGATATTTTAAACGTGCAAGGCAAGGGCGGAAGCAGAATGGGGGGGCTTGTTGGCTCTGGCACTCTAGGTGAGAATAGCTACCTAAGCTCTGATCAGCGTCTTTCTTTACTTAAAGCCCTTTCTGATGTTGCTAAACAATATAATGTTCCATTAATCAGTGGCGCTGCGGCAGAAACTAAAGAAGATCTTGCCAAAATCGTTACAGAACTTGCGACGGTTGGCGTGGATACCGTGATGGTGATGCCACCAAAAACTAAGGAAGCTCCTTCTGATGAAGACATGTACGCGTACTATGAGCTTTCTGCAATAGCTGCAAAAGAGGCTGGCATAACAATTATGCCTTATAACAACCCTGATGCAGCCGGATATCATGCGCTTTCAACAGATATTCTTAGAAAACTTGCTGCTCTACCTGAAGTTACGGCTCTTAAAATATCGACGACAGATGTTTCAACTATTGAAACGCTGATGTTAGAGAACAAAGATTTAAAAATTCTGGCAGGTGTTGACACTGTAACTGTACATGCAGGACTTGCTGGAGCATGCGGTGGCATTACAGGCGTAGGTTGTGTATTCCCAAAAGCCAGTGTATCTATGCAAGAGTATGTTAATAATGGAGAATGGGCTGAGGCAAACAAAATTTCTCAGGCTATGAATTCTATATCCTATCTTGATGCTCAGCCATTGCTTATGGAATATCTTAAGTTTGCTTTTGGAATTCACCACAATGACGCTGATGGCGGTCTTCGTACCCTTGGTAAGAAGTTAACTCAAGAGCAAATTGATGATGTCCGCGCAAGATATCTTCTAGCGAAAGAAAGACTTGAAGTTCTGGGTTTAGCTGACTAA
- a CDS encoding DUF481 domain-containing protein, translated as MRYTLITATCLAAIYSSSAFSAEDITTTQVTPQQSVTPADLYPPADVKYDWLQLTSLELLKGEIKNLYDDKLEFESDELDTLYIDWEDVKVLQSSRLVSIGFTDLSTKTGRLLVENGKSYINGEEFDNSQIMTIIAGDQSEANYWSSKITLGANFRSGNTDQIDYSALAKTIRRTTESRFNLDYIGNYSKTDGENRINNHRINTNFDWFISKQFYLRPVFAEIYKDPFSNIDYRTTLGSRL; from the coding sequence ATGCGCTATACACTTATCACCGCGACCTGCCTTGCGGCTATTTACTCTAGTTCTGCATTTTCTGCAGAAGACATCACAACCACACAAGTCACTCCTCAGCAGTCAGTAACACCGGCGGATCTTTATCCACCGGCAGATGTAAAATACGATTGGTTACAACTGACTTCACTGGAACTCTTAAAAGGCGAAATTAAAAACCTTTATGATGATAAGTTAGAGTTTGAAAGTGATGAACTCGATACTCTCTATATCGACTGGGAAGACGTAAAAGTACTACAGAGTAGCCGACTAGTCAGCATAGGTTTCACCGATCTTAGTACTAAAACAGGCCGCCTTCTGGTAGAAAATGGTAAGTCGTATATTAATGGTGAAGAGTTCGATAACTCACAAATCATGACGATTATTGCCGGCGATCAATCGGAAGCCAACTATTGGTCGAGTAAGATAACTTTAGGTGCCAATTTTCGCAGTGGTAATACAGATCAAATCGATTATAGCGCACTGGCCAAAACCATTCGCCGCACCACAGAGTCGCGTTTTAACCTAGATTATATCGGTAACTACTCTAAGACCGATGGCGAAAACCGCATCAATAATCACCGTATCAACACTAACTTTGACTGGTTTATTTCAAAGCAATTCTACCTAAGACCTGTGTTTGCTGAGATCTATAAAGATCCCTTCTCAAACATCGATTATCGAACCACACTCGGTTCTCGGTTATAA
- a CDS encoding DUF481 domain-containing protein, translated as MLRSIKIPSQTSIIEPHSVLGYNIIDNSKTEWSISGGPAYTYTRFDEVAEGEKIDDGSAAMVIETVYDTEITSDIDFNTLYRIQYGNEKSGGYTHHAIATLEIELTSMFDLDLSVVWDRINNPQPDSSGFMPKQDDYQFIVGFGIDL; from the coding sequence TTGCTGAGATCTATAAAGATCCCTTCTCAAACATCGATTATCGAACCACACTCGGTTCTCGGTTATAACATCATAGATAACTCCAAAACCGAATGGAGTATCAGTGGCGGTCCTGCATATACCTACACGCGTTTTGATGAAGTAGCTGAGGGCGAGAAAATTGATGATGGTAGTGCCGCCATGGTAATTGAAACGGTTTATGATACCGAGATCACCAGCGATATCGATTTCAACACCCTATACCGTATCCAGTATGGTAATGAAAAATCGGGTGGCTACACTCATCATGCTATTGCAACGCTAGAGATAGAGTTAACCAGCATGTTTGACCTAGACCTTTCTGTAGTTTGGGACCGCATCAATAATCCACAGCCAGACTCTAGCGGCTTTATGCCTAAGCAAGACGATTATCAGTTTATAGTCGGTTTTGGTATCGATCTATAA
- a CDS encoding SO2930 family diheme c-type cytochrome, which produces MRKLTLLMLLMSLISCGGSDEQADTAVQGEVPSVTPDPTPDPTPDPSSACEASTSEVNWDALMNEDCESLAQYGLFVDSSIPTSSPILPGVPYQLSTQLFSNYASKHRFIYVPEGKSLSYNATETFDMPVGTVLVKTFSLPFDTQVTGAGNEVLIETRLLIHREAGWTTLPYIWQDGEATLQQAGMDIAHTLNHKGESQSFAYHVPSRAECKLCHQTGGDNSSSIDPIGLKAHLLNRPVSYRGSEINQLMLWQQLGLLTDLPELAQVGKAYDIFDESAPLTIRAKGYLDINCAHCHNPQGFASISGLRLGFYVDHTSFEYGICKQPPGWDGGAKGLSYDIIPADGEHSIVVYRQELNEPKDRMPPIGRSIAHTDAVALIELWIDEMAPELGNCQQ; this is translated from the coding sequence ATGCGTAAACTAACTCTACTTATGCTACTTATGTCGTTAATTAGCTGTGGTGGCTCAGATGAACAAGCTGACACAGCTGTTCAAGGCGAAGTGCCGAGCGTGACTCCTGATCCCACTCCTGACCCAACACCCGATCCGAGCTCCGCCTGCGAAGCGAGCACCAGCGAGGTAAACTGGGACGCCTTAATGAATGAGGATTGTGAGTCATTGGCCCAGTATGGTCTGTTTGTCGACTCAAGCATTCCAACTAGCTCTCCCATTTTACCTGGAGTCCCGTATCAATTATCGACTCAACTCTTCTCTAACTACGCCAGTAAACACCGCTTCATCTATGTGCCTGAAGGCAAAAGCCTTAGCTATAACGCCACAGAGACGTTCGATATGCCAGTGGGGACGGTATTAGTCAAAACCTTTTCCCTGCCTTTCGATACACAGGTAACGGGTGCTGGTAATGAAGTATTAATTGAAACACGACTACTGATCCACCGAGAGGCAGGCTGGACGACGCTGCCTTACATCTGGCAAGACGGCGAAGCGACTCTTCAACAAGCTGGTATGGATATAGCTCATACCCTTAACCACAAAGGCGAGAGCCAAAGTTTTGCTTACCATGTTCCGAGTCGAGCCGAATGTAAGCTCTGTCATCAAACGGGTGGTGATAATAGCAGTAGTATTGATCCCATTGGCTTAAAGGCTCACCTACTCAATAGACCTGTGTCTTATCGAGGCAGTGAGATTAATCAGCTAATGTTATGGCAACAACTCGGTCTGCTCACGGACCTGCCTGAGCTTGCACAAGTTGGCAAAGCCTATGATATATTTGATGAGTCTGCACCATTAACAATCAGGGCAAAAGGATATTTAGATATTAACTGCGCCCATTGCCATAACCCACAAGGTTTTGCCAGCATTTCAGGATTAAGGCTGGGATTTTACGTGGACCATACCAGCTTCGAGTATGGTATTTGTAAGCAGCCGCCGGGGTGGGATGGCGGCGCAAAGGGTTTGTCCTATGACATTATTCCCGCAGATGGTGAACACTCTATTGTGGTTTACAGGCAAGAGCTCAATGAGCCTAAAGATAGAATGCCGCCAATAGGCCGTAGCATAGCTCATACAGACGCTGTAGCACTCATAGAGCTGTGGATTGATGAAATGGCGCCTGAGCTTGGTAATTGTCAGCAATAA